A portion of the Bombus pascuorum chromosome 8, iyBomPasc1.1, whole genome shotgun sequence genome contains these proteins:
- the LOC132909763 gene encoding angiotensin-converting enzyme-like: MPSKWVCIILNLIVYVVASVEDEKTRAFIKLTEFAYEDTCMSTAEAEWEFINSPSNETLSKWEDELISYASFKNLQKDEVSNISKADIRDESLQYKYDVAEKIGDALLNTEDFKSLVHFSGTTELLRLSTVHKGILNNHTRKDVEHILPRGNDVRNKSTVWIAWHQELAPLVKNFSAILPLIDKAAKANGVKDVKEYWELLSGYSDGYNKVEYIWNGIANLHKKILKFVISNLSQKYDIAMNDTIPAYLLGTLQGNDWIPISVDVTPYPDFMYNIKKNLWKKKLHARTLYITASAMSTQILSQAPQADFWKNSYFYGQCPPKLVNFCKDAVLRVSTCFEPTISNYLSTHKIVGKIVFNQLSVEDTPILNTANRYSALEEGVSELFGILAASPAWLNYTHIIDDSSNNDENLIVSLMITALNTLPRIAYYISVDMWRINAIEKNLTNPEDLISSWWQYREKYEGIKSNGSNLPTFLNDDHITNNKPYLPKLVGTMLAFQLYEYLMESTEIRYDWIVRKQMNINFLKMIQHGADDWMKVVNKYLEIDEISPDSLLSFFSPLEDFIDEQYEDFQYKAVTAKETELDELEKKLIMDINATTTNAPPTTISTTTIITSKQTIKKKTEIIDRKSPSRQDDKKSDMNIVANSSKDLKFKSPIYEQVGKPENRNPLQSVTTEVPFDQSLDTQGIGDDNKPKTNTSKAAWAVGAVLIGIIVICIIAIFGRQRCRKVPKNRRYV; encoded by the exons ATGCCATCAAAATGGGTTTGCATAATCCTTAATCTGATAGTGTATGTGGTTGCGTCCGTAGAAGATGAAAAGACTAGagctttcataaaattaacCGAATTCGCTTACGAGGATACTTGTATGAGTACAGCTGAAGCGGAATGGGAATTCATTAATTCACCATCGAATGAAACATTATCAAAATGG gaagacgaattaatttcttatgcCTCCTTCAAGAACTTACAAAAAGACGAAGTtagtaatatttcaaaagcTGATATCAGAGATGAATCTTTACAATACAAATATGATGTTGCTGAAAAAATAGGCGATGCTTTATTGAATACTGAAGATTTTAAAAGC CTTGTTCATTTTTCTGGGACCACGGAGTTGCTGAGATTATCTACAGTTCATaaaggaattttaaataatcacaCAAGAAAAG ATGTGGAACATATACTGCCACGTGGTAATGATGTTAGAAATAAGAGTACTGTTTGGATAGCATGGCATCAAGAACTAGCTCCGttagttaaaaatttctctGCTATTCTACCACTTATTGATAAAGCTGCCAAAGCAAAtg gTGTCAAAGATGTTAAAGAATATTGGGAACTTTTAAGTGGATATAGCGATGGTTATAATAAAGTTGAATACATATGGAACGGGATTGCCAatcttcataaaaaaatattgaaattcgtAATAAGTAACTTATCTCAGAAGTATGATATTGCTATGAATGATACAATACCAGCATACTTACTTG GAACCTTGCAAGGAAACGATTGGATTCCTATATCAGTTGATGTAACACCTTATCCagattttatgtataatattaaaaaaaatctttgGAAGAAG aaaCTTCATGCGAGAACACTGTACATAACTGCTTCTGCTATGAGTACACAAATACTAAGTCAAGCGCCACAAGCagatttttggaaaaatagtTATTTCTATGGACAGTGTCCTCCAAAATTAGTTAATTTCTGCAAAGATGCTGTTTTAAG GGTATCTACTTGCTTTGAGCCTACTATAAGTAATTATCTCTCTACTCACAAAATCGTAGGAAAGATTGTGTTCAATCAGTTATCTGTCGAGGATACTCCGATACTTAATACGGCTAATCGATATTCAG cCCTAGAAGAAGGTGTGTCGGAACTCTTCGGTATTTTAGCGGCAAGTCCTGCTTGGTTAAATTACACACATATTATCGATGACTCTAGCAATaatgatgaaaatttaattgtatctCTTATGATTACTGCATTGAATACGCTACCGCGGATTGCTTATTACATATCTGTAGATATGTGGAGAATTAATGCTATTGAAAAAAACTTAACAAATCCTGAAGATTTAATATCATCTTGGTGGCAATATAG GGAAAAATATGAAGGAATCAAATCTAATGGATCTAATTTACCCACATTTTTAAATGATGATCATATCACGAACAATAAACCATATTTGCC aaAGCTAGTCGGTACAATGTTGGCATTTCAGTTGTATGAATATTTGATGGAATCCACAGAAATTAGATATGATTGGATCGtaagaaaacaaatgaatattaatttctt aaaaatGATTCAGCATGGTGCCGATGATTGGATGAAAGTagtcaataaatatttagaaatagatGAAATTTCACCGGATTCgttactttcatttttctcgccGTTGGAAGATTTCATTGACGAACAGTATGAGGATTTCCAATACAAAGCAGTTACAGCCAAAGAGACAGAATTAGATGAACTAGAAAAGAAACTAATTATGGACATAAATGCCACGACTACTAATGCTCCGCCAACGACTATTAGCACCACTACAATTATCACTTCGAAACAaactataaagaaaaaaacagaaataatagATAGAAAGTCTCCAAGTAGACAGGATGATAAAAAGAGCGATATGAATATTGTGGCTAATTCGAGCAAAGATTTAAAGTTTAAATCGCCTATATATGAACAAGTCGGAAAGCCAGAAAATCGTAATCCACTACAATCAGTGACAACTGAGGTTCCATTTGATCAATCACTTGACACCCAAGGCATAGGAGATGACAATAAACCAAAGACGAATACTAGTAAGGCAGCGTGGGCTGTGGGCGCAGTGCTGATAGGAATAATagttatttgtataattgcGATCTTCGGGAGACAAAGATGTCGCAAAGTACCAAAAAATAGACGATACGTTTAA